The following DNA comes from Candidatus Nanosynbacter sp. TM7-074.
CGCTTCGGCGAGACAGTTTGGACGGTGTACAGTCAGTGCAAGCCGACGTCAATCACCCGGACGAAATCAGTACTTTGTTTGACCCGGCAATTGTCTACGCCAAGGGTGGTCGACTGCTGGTGATGGTACGGCAGCTGATCGGCGAGGAGGCATTTCGTGCAGGACTAAAGTCATATTTTGAAAAATTTGCTTACCGAAACACTGTTGGCGATGATTTATGGCGGGAGCTAGAAACTGCCAGTGGTCAGCCAATTGTCGACTTGATGAACACTTGGATTTCACAGCCAGGTTTGCCAATCGTGCAGGTCGAGCGAAATAATTCTGACGAGAAACCTACCACCACGCTACACCAAGAACGCTTTTTCATCGGCGATCATCAGCCATCCGACGCCTTGTGGCCGATCCCACTGTTTGCCAACCAACCACTTGACGTAAAAATTCTAGATCAAGAAGAAATCACCGTTTCCACCGAAAAACCATTGCAATTAAACTGTGGCTTAAGCGCTCATTTTGTCACTAAATATGACGAATCAACTCGCAACAATCTTCTGAAAAACATCCGTGCCTTACCGACTTTAGATAAGATTTGCATTCTACAAGACGCCACCATACTGGCTCGGGCTGGATTTGAAAGTTCGGCCTGGCTTCTTCCGTTAGCGCTATCCCTAAAAACCGAAACTAATGAAAAAGTTTTTAATATGGCAGCTCGAGCCCTAGCGGAATTACGAAAATTTGTTGACGATAACGATATCGCCCGCAATCGTCTAAAGCAAATATCTGACGATTTTGGGCGCGCCACATTCGAGGAATTAGGCTGGGATGAAAAACCTGGCGAGTCCGACGACGACCGCGAACGGCGCATCACAGCCTTAGGGTTAATGATTTATAGTGAAAATCAAGAAATTTTGGATGAGGCTAAAAAGCGGTTTGATAATCATGAACTAGAAAAATTACCAACAGAAATTCGCTCTCTGATTATTAGTGCCAATGTTCGACATTTTGAGACTCCAGAAATGATAGACAATCTCTTTACGATATATAAAGATACTCCATCAAATGACCTGCAGGACGACATTGCCGTAGGTCTTACCTCCACACAAAACACAGAAACCGCCAAAAAGATTCTTGAGAATCTTAAAGATGCCAACATTATTCGTCCACAAGATGCCAGTCGTTGGTTTGTCTATTTAATTCGCACTCGAGAGAATCGTCAAATTGCCTGGAATTGGTTGAAGGAAAATTGGGCATGGGTCGAGGATAAGTTTGGTGATGATAAAAGCTACGACGATTTTATTCGCTATGCAGCCACGGCCCTACTGACAACCGACGAGCTTAACGAATTCCGACAGTTCTTTGAACCGATGGAAAATATTCCAGCCCTCGTCAGAACGATTAAGTTGGGAATTACAGAAATTAGAGCACGGGTCGAGTTGATTGAGCGAGATAAGACAAGTGTGCTCTCTGCTTTGCAAACAACACTGTGACATATTACACCACATTTTTGACAAAATCTGTTGACATTTTGTTCTATTAGTGATATAAGTGAATACAGCTTTTGTTGACAGAACAACTGTTTTGTCCAAGAGCAGTCCTTTGATAAGTTCGAGAGAAGGAGGCCCATCATGGGCATCTACTACAACCCCGTGGATGATATTATTGACGGCCGCGTTGGTACATTCATCAACACCCACGACTACAATGAAGCCATGCGGCAATTGCCGCATGGGCATCATCTGTACGCACTCTGTGATAGGCTTATTTTCAAGCAAGCCGTCTGCGTGGATGACGAGAGCGATTTCGATGAATTCTTCGGCCAATACGCACAGGGGCTTTTGATCAGCTTCCAGCTGATTGCCCTGCCAGAAGACACACACCAACTTGCACTCCTCGGCTCAGGTCTCTAGACCTACAGGCGAATATGGCGACGGGAGTGCTTTTCTTTCTCTCGCTTATCATATTCGCTCCATAGATGCGTATCTATGCTGATGAGTCGGAAACGACGAAAGCGAACACACTATTCCAACACCACACACTCTTCAACTACGGGCGGATTTCCGTCGACAGAAATTGCCATAAGCCGCATGTCACAGTTTTCGTATTGCGCATTTTTAGAAATGAATATTTCAGCAGCAAAACGCATTTGTTGCTGTTTTTTATTTGTAATTGCCGCCAAGCCATCGCCGAAATTGTCATTTTTACGATACTTGACCTCTGTAAAATATAGAACATCATCCTTTTTGCTAACAATATCAATTTCGCAATACCGAGTTCGCCAATTCCGCTCTATAATTTCATGACCATCCGCCACCAGCCAATCTGTTGCCGCCTGTTCACCTTTGTCGCCAATTTGACGCGTCGTGTCTTTTTGTTGGCTTTTAGACTCTTCCCCAGGCACATTTTGCGAATTCGACTCAACACCAACATATTTAGCAAGCGGTGCAAAACTCAGCCGATGAAGTGGCGTTATGCCCAGATTATCAATAGCTGCCCGATGCTTCGCCACACCATAGCCAACGTGCGAAGAAAAATCATATCCCGGATAAATATCATCCTGCTCGGCCATAAATTTATCACGCGCAACCTTTGCGATAATCGACGCCGCCGAAACGCTCGGAATCAAACCATCAGCCTTTACTATCATAGTCACATATTTCTCCAGCGGCGTACCTGCCAAAAAATTAACCGTCCCATCGATAATAATCTCATCAAACGTCGAGCCATTTTTCTGACATTTAGCTTGGATTTCTTTAACTGCGCGCCGAGTTACCAATTTAAGCGCCTCGCTCATTCCTATCTCGTCCAGCTCCTTAGCAGAAACCCAGCCGAGAGCCCAAGACGACGCCTGCTCACGAATCGCCACGTCTAATCCTTCACGGCGCTTTTTAGTCAATTTTTTACTATCATCAAGTCCTTCAATTTCAGCGCCACCCAAAACCACGGCACCAATCACCAACGGCCCCGCCCATGCGCCACGACCAACTTCGTCAATGCCGAGAATCATGCCTAGCGCCGACCCTTTTTTGCCGCCAAATTTGCGAGCGCCCGGCCAATCCACACTGCTGACGCTCCCAATGTATTTGCCAAAATATCCCAATTGGTATCATCCAGTGTAATACTAGCCAAACCAAATTTGACCATAAATAATTCCGCCAGCTCATTGATACAGCCGAGTGCTGACACGAGAGCAAACAGCGAAAACGCCATCACTAGCCAGCGCGACCGCCAACGCATCGCCAATACTAGATATACCCACAACAGCCCGGTGAACAGTCCGCCGCCCACAAAATGTGTGGTAAAACTAGTGTCTCGTCCCTCGATGAGCGGCGATGGCAAATACCACGAAATGCAGAATAATACACAGGCAAGGTACAGCAACCAGCGATACTTCTTTTCGTCGGTGAAGCCATGGCGACGTAGCACATACGGCACCGCAAATGCCAACGTCACCGGAACACAAACGGAAATATAATGAAAGATTGACATACTGGCATTATACCATGAGAAAACCGCCCTCAGAGAGAGCTGTCTATGTGTCTCAAGACTAATTACGCTTCTTTGTGGCGTGCTTCTACTTCAGCAGCTTTGGCGTCAAGTTCTGCCTGAGCAGCGTCTTTTTCAGCTTGTTTGGCAGCGGCAGCCTGTGCAGCCTCCTCTTTCAAGCGTTCAGCTTCTGCTTCAGCCTTGGCGTCGTGCACGTTATTGACAGCCACACGGTCAAAGCTTTTGGCAGTCAAGCGAGCTGACTTGCCAGAACGCTTGCGCAAGAAACTAAGGAACTTACGGCGGACCTTAGCACGGCGAACAATTTCCACTTTCTCAATCAGTGGGCTGTGTAGCAAGAATGATTTTTCCACGCCAATACCTGAAGCGATTTTACGAACGGTGATACGCGAGGTGTGCGAGCCTTTGTTGTCGGTGCGAATAACAACGCCTTCAAACATCTGGATACGCTCTTTGTTACCTTCTTTAATCTTCTGATAAACGCGTACGGTATCGCCGCTACGAACATCGACGACTGCTTGCTTTTTCTGTGCTTGGTTGACTTTGTTGATTAACTCAAAACTCATAATATTTCCTATCTTTCGAACTCACTTTGACGGGCCACGCAGTTGTACCTCTGCGGCTCCACACCAAATAAGACTCGAATATTTAACTCTCGTACAATTACCTACGATAATAACACAAATACATAGAAATATCAATTGTATAAAATTGGAGTATAATATAGATATGGATTACAACAAATTAGCACTTGAATTACACGAAAAATATAAGGGTAAAATTACTACCAGTTTGCGCGACCAGGAGGAGTTGGGCCGAGACAAATTAAGCGCCTATTACAGCCCAGGAGTCGGCGCGGTTAGTCAAGCAATCGCCGAAAACCCAGCGGACCTACCAAAGTACACGTGGACTAATAATTTAGTTGGCGTCATTTCTGACGGCTCAGCGATTCTGGGACTGGGCGATTTGGGACCAAAAGCTGCCATGCCTGTCATGGAAGGTAAAGCCTTGCTATTTAAGCATTTTGCCGATGTTGATGCCGTGCCAATCGTATTAGACGTCCATGAAACAGAGGAAATTATTGCCGCCATTAAAGCTATTGCGCCAAGCTTCGGAGCCATCAACCTCGAAGATATTGCCGCACCAAAATGTTTCGAAATCGAGGAGCGTTTGAAAGCGGAGTTGGACATTCCTGTTTTTCACGATGATCAGCACGGCACGGCAGTCGTAGTGTTGGCAGGTCTGATCAACGCCGCGAAACTAACTGGACGAAGCCTGACAGACTGTAAAATCGTAGTTATCGGGGCTGGGGCGGCTGGTACAGCCATCATTAAATTGCTGCACTTATACGGCGCACGAAACATCGTGGCGGCAGACAGCCGCGGCATCGTCGGCGCGTCTCGCACGGATTTGAATGCGGAAAAAACTGCACTGCTAGAGTACGTCGACGCATCACAATCCGGTTCAATCGAAGATGCCGTCACCGACGCGGACGTATTTATTGGCGTATCAAGGGCTGGACTGCTCACACCTGAATTGGTACAAAAAATGGCGAAAGATCCAATCGTCTTTGCTTTAGCAAACCCAGTCCCAGAAATCATGCCAGACGTCGCCCAAAAAGTAGGCGTAGCAATAATTGCCACGGGCCGCAGTGATTTCCCGAACCAAGTCAACAACTCCCTAGCCTTCCCCGGCATCTTCCGCGGAGCACTCGATCACGGCGTAAAAAAAATCACCGACCAGCACAAACTGGCAGCCGCTG
Coding sequences within:
- a CDS encoding M1 family metallopeptidase encodes the protein MTKVPRLLDTFIPNHYTLTIDLTCAEEKAFSGKVVISGESTGKSISLHAKDLTIQSITIDNQPAEFSHGEFDELRLSQSDLNAGKHTVSIDFSGTITDSMHGLYPCYFTHDGIKKQLFATQFESHHAREVLPCVDEPAAKATYDVTLVTAPDLTVLGNMPVTESSEKGGALTTTFATTPRMSSYLLAFVVGELHKKTAHTKSGVEVNIWATPAQSEETLDFALNIATRSIDFYDEYFGVPYPLPKSDHVALPDFSSGAMENWGLITYRESCLLADPKLTPESSKRFIATVITHELSHQWFGNLVTMQWWNDLWLNESFANMMEYVAVDALHPEWRMWEDFATNEVTAALRRDSLDGVQSVQADVNHPDEISTLFDPAIVYAKGGRLLVMVRQLIGEEAFRAGLKSYFEKFAYRNTVGDDLWRELETASGQPIVDLMNTWISQPGLPIVQVERNNSDEKPTTTLHQERFFIGDHQPSDALWPIPLFANQPLDVKILDQEEITVSTEKPLQLNCGLSAHFVTKYDESTRNNLLKNIRALPTLDKICILQDATILARAGFESSAWLLPLALSLKTETNEKVFNMAARALAELRKFVDDNDIARNRLKQISDDFGRATFEELGWDEKPGESDDDRERRITALGLMIYSENQEILDEAKKRFDNHELEKLPTEIRSLIISANVRHFETPEMIDNLFTIYKDTPSNDLQDDIAVGLTSTQNTETAKKILENLKDANIIRPQDASRWFVYLIRTRENRQIAWNWLKENWAWVEDKFGDDKSYDDFIRYAATALLTTDELNEFRQFFEPMENIPALVRTIKLGITEIRARVELIERDKTSVLSALQTTL
- a CDS encoding ribonuclease HII, yielding MDWPGARKFGGKKGSALGMILGIDEVGRGAWAGPLVIGAVVLGGAEIEGLDDSKKLTKKRREGLDVAIREQASSWALGWVSAKELDEIGMSEALKLVTRRAVKEIQAKCQKNGSTFDEIIIDGTVNFLAGTPLEKYVTMIVKADGLIPSVSAASIIAKVARDKFMAEQDDIYPGYDFSSHVGYGVAKHRAAIDNLGITPLHRLSFAPLAKYVGVESNSQNVPGEESKSQQKDTTRQIGDKGEQAATDWLVADGHEIIERNWRTRYCEIDIVSKKDDVLYFTEVKYRKNDNFGDGLAAITNKKQQQMRFAAEIFISKNAQYENCDMRLMAISVDGNPPVVEECVVLE
- the rplS gene encoding 50S ribosomal protein L19, giving the protein MSFELINKVNQAQKKQAVVDVRSGDTVRVYQKIKEGNKERIQMFEGVVIRTDNKGSHTSRITVRKIASGIGVEKSFLLHSPLIEKVEIVRRAKVRRKFLSFLRKRSGKSARLTAKSFDRVAVNNVHDAKAEAEAERLKEEAAQAAAAKQAEKDAAQAELDAKAAEVEARHKEA
- a CDS encoding NADP-dependent malic enzyme, translating into MDYNKLALELHEKYKGKITTSLRDQEELGRDKLSAYYSPGVGAVSQAIAENPADLPKYTWTNNLVGVISDGSAILGLGDLGPKAAMPVMEGKALLFKHFADVDAVPIVLDVHETEEIIAAIKAIAPSFGAINLEDIAAPKCFEIEERLKAELDIPVFHDDQHGTAVVVLAGLINAAKLTGRSLTDCKIVVIGAGAAGTAIIKLLHLYGARNIVAADSRGIVGASRTDLNAEKTALLEYVDASQSGSIEDAVTDADVFIGVSRAGLLTPELVQKMAKDPIVFALANPVPEIMPDVAQKVGVAIIATGRSDFPNQVNNSLAFPGIFRGALDHGVKKITDQHKLAAAEALANLVESPTVDKVVPTAFDEGVAEAVASVIK